The genomic segment TCTTCATAGGAAACAAGCTTTCTTCTACCGAAGGCCGGTCACCAAATTCCATTTGCAATGCATGCCTGGAGGCTTCAAGAAAAGCTGAGAAAGCCTTGGGTGATCCAGAATTGTTTGGGTATGTTGATATGCTCTCAAGTGAAGTTTGCCATATTCTGCCTTTTGATCTCAAAGCTAAAGTACAGACTTCCACAAAAATGGTTACTTCTCATTTTAGACATCATTTCACTAAACAGAGCTTGCTTTATCCTTGCAGTGTCTACAAAAGTCAGAGGCATATATGCATCAAATAACGCTGTCTTTGCAAGATCTTTTCCATGAAGAAAATCTCTGCAACAGCACAGGATTATGTTTGGACGAGTCCCTGCTTTGTCGCATTTCATTAAACAAGTTTTCTTCTGAGGTAAATGAGCTTTTATCGATTGTAGTAACAATACAAACTGACATTTCTCCCATAGCATTCAAGCCATGCATCAATTCCGTTAAATGAATGTCTTGAACTGCTGCAGGTGATGCACATTTACACATTTTGTCtattcaaaataatattttcatttacagCAGGTGATGCAGTGAGGTAGCTGAATATTGTAGAAAATTACAAGTAGAAGCTCAGCTTATAATATGGATTATTCTGTATTAGCAAATTACTGAACATTAAAATGCTTGCACACTTAGAATTAGCCAGGTTTTCCTCCCATCCTAGTTctcgaaaataaaataaaggattCGAAATGAAATGAAATGCTTGCACACTGAACAACTAGTGGTAACAATACTATATCATTGTTCAACCCCAGTTCCATGATGTTGCATTGTTGTTGTGGTATTATTTAACACTGGTGAAGCTAAATCTCTGTTGTTTACCATCAGACAGAGGAGAACACTTGTTTAGCATGCCGCAAATCtgtcaaaaatattttcattcaaTTAAAGGCTCCTAAGCTGAGGGTAATCATATTGTGGATCGATGAAATACTATAGTATATATTTTATCCTCTTCTTCTGGTAACTATCGGTTTTATTTGCACTTCTAATTCAGATGAAGATAATGGAGACTCTTATTGAgaactgcaaagaagcagatgaGAATGAAGAGCAAGTAAGTATTTCATCTCTCTAAACAATCACTGATGGCATGGTCTTCATCAGAATGTATGACAAAGAAATAATGATGTATGACAGAAAAAATGAtctattattattaatttataattttgcAGTGCAAGCAAATTGTCTGCATGTATGTTCCCCTAATCCTGTCAAAACTTGACAAGCAGAAACCCAGTGACCGGTGCCGTCTGATGAATCTCTATGATGAGGGGATATCTCTGTGAAATGCCTGTCCAGTTAG from the Phoenix dactylifera cultivar Barhee BC4 chromosome 14, palm_55x_up_171113_PBpolish2nd_filt_p, whole genome shotgun sequence genome contains:
- the LOC103699836 gene encoding uncharacterized protein LOC103699836 — translated: MHQITLSLQDLFHEENLCNSTGLCLDESLLCRISLNKFSSETEENTCLACRKSVKNIFIQLKAPKLRMKIMETLIENCKEADENEEQCKQIVCMYVPLILSKLDKQKPSDRCRLMNLYDEGISL